A portion of the Cervus elaphus chromosome X, mCerEla1.1, whole genome shotgun sequence genome contains these proteins:
- the LOC122690312 gene encoding olfactory receptor 6N1-like, producing the protein MGNLTTIKEFLLLGFGSLHGLQFFLFGIFLGMYVVTLLGNLLILIVISLDRNLQTPMYFFLSNFSFLEIWYTTSIAPKMLQTLLFGPRVISFVGCVVQFYFFGSMAVVECFLLTAMSYDRYLAICSPLQYPSLMNLHTCVLLAGGSWLGGFLTPVVTVAMTFQLPFCATYKIDHFFCDLAPVLKLACSDTETVEKTTFLLASFVTMVPFLLTVASYMHIVAAVLRIPSAAGKQRAFATCSSHLTVVTLYYGTLGTVYAIPTATQTAVLNKIFSLFYTVVTPMVNPIVYSLRNKDVQKAVRRLMSQWASAKGSSGPPPPPGSLFVLRTAWASMKDAKH; encoded by the coding sequence ATGGGTAATCTGACCACAATCAAAGAATTCCTCCTGCTGGGATTCGGGAGTCTCCACGggttacagttttttctttttgggaTATTTCTGGGAATGTATGTAGTGACTTTGCTGGGGAACCTTCTTATCCTTATCGTCATTTCTCTTGATCGTAACCTCCaaacccccatgtacttctttctgTCCAATTTCTCCTTCCTTGAGATCTGGTACACTACCTCTATTGCTCCTAAGATGCTGCAGACCCTTCTCTTCGGTCCCAGGGTGATTTCTTTTGTGGGCTGTGTGGTCCAGTTTTACTTCTTCGGTTCCATGGCAGTAGTTGAGTGCTTCCTTCTGACTGCCATGTCTTACGACCGCTACCTCGCCATCTGCAGCCCCCTGCAGTACCCATCGCTCATGAACCTCCACACGTGTGTCCTGCTTGCAGGCGGGTCTTGGCTGGGTGGCTTCCTAACGCCTGTGGTCACTGTTGCCATGACTTTTCAGCTGCCGTTCTGTGCAACCTATAAGATcgaccacttcttctgtgacctGGCCCCTGTGCTGAAGCTGGCCTGCTCTGATACTGAGACCGTGGAGAAAACCACCTTCCTCCTGGCCTCCTTCGTCACCATGGTGCCCTTCTTACTCACCGTAGCCTCCTATATGCACATTGTGGCTGCTGTCCTCAGGATTCCATCAGCTGCAGGAAAGCAACGAGCCTTCgccacctgctcctcccacctcacAGTGGTCACTCTGTACTACGGAACACTGGGAACAGTGTATGCCATCCCCACAGCAACCCAGACTGCTGTCCTGAACAAGATCTTCTCCTTGTTCTACACTGTGGTCACTCCCATGGTCAACCCCATCGTGTACAGCCTGAGAAACAAGGATGTTCAAAAGGCAGTGAGACGGCTTATGAGTCAGTGGGCATCTGCTAAGGGGAGCTCAgggcccccaccacccccagggaGTCTTTTTGTTCTCAGGACAGCCTGGGCTTCTATGAAGGACGCCAAGCACTAG